A window from Megalops cyprinoides isolate fMegCyp1 chromosome 8, fMegCyp1.pri, whole genome shotgun sequence encodes these proteins:
- the irf7 gene encoding interferon regulatory factor 7, translating into MQSPNSKPQFGPWLIEQVESGQYEGLRWVGLNKFRVPWKHNSRKDCCDEDSKIFKAWAEASGKISENRHDKAKWKTNFRCALHSLKQFRMLDDRSKESADPHKVYQIIDFEYNYENQHTEKTPGPPDYPLIKNMYNTEQPIQFIPEDMQQQNLLNHMVNNLTLNNQQQEGNMWEDTTAYNISAAQNIYPTQPLPVDPQLMTQNHMPVPVPPYYLNQGAALNQLNLPTICDLEITVHYRSKEMLTMMVQSQRVQLHYLCEDPMLEAHPICLPSTESLVDHKQIKFTQEILKSVQRGLLLEVRHTGIYGIRQGKCHVFASDTDGTQARQPHPNKLPQNQEVLLLSFEKFKRDVCEFQMQRQGSPDYTIYLCFGEKFPDGRPREKKLITVKVVPIICRYVHEKAQMEGASSLQSDNISLQISHNSLYDLIHSTFDPPTAFH; encoded by the exons ATGCAAAG CCCCAACAGCAAGCCACAGTTTGGCCCCTGGCTGATAGAGCAGGTAGAGAGTGGGCAGTATGAGGGTCTGAGATGGGTGGGCCTCAACAAGTTCAGAGTCCCCTGGAAGCACAACTCCAGGAAGGACTGCTGCGATGAAGACAGCAAGATATTCAAG GCTTGGGCAGAGGCCAGTGGGAAAATCAGCGAAAATCGACATGACAAGGCAAAGTGGAAGACCAACTTCCGCTGCGCTCTCCACAGCCTCAAGCAATTCCGGATGCTGGATGACCGCTCCAAGGAGTCAGCTGACCCCCACAAAGTCTACCAGATCATTGACTTTGAAT ATAATTATGAGaaccagcacacagagaaaaccCCTGGGCCCCCTGACTATCCACTGATTAAGAACATGTACAATACAGAGCAACCCATACAGTTCATTCCTGAAGACATGCAG cAGCAGAACTTGTTAAATCACATGGTCAACAACCTGACGCTCAACAACCAACAGCAAG AGGGAAATATGTGGGAGGATACTACAGCATACAATATCTCAGCTGCACAGAATATCTACCCCACTCAGCCTCTCCCTGTGGACCCCCAGTTAATGACCCAGAACCACATGCCGGTCCCTGTGCCACCATATTATT TGAACCAAGGTGCAGCACTAAACCAGCTGAACCTGCCCACCATCTGTGACCTGGAGATCACTGTCCACTACCGGAGCAAGGAGATGCTTACTATGATGGTACAGAGCCAGCGGGTACAGCTCCACTACCTGTGTGAGGACCCTATGCTGGAGGCCCACCCAATCTGTCTTCCTAGCACCGAGTCTCTTGTGGACCACAAACAGATCAAATTCACTCAGGAGATCCTCAAGAGTGTCCAGCGAGGCCTCTTACTAGAAGTGCGGCACACAGGCATCTACGGCATTAGGCAGGGCAAGTGCCATGTCTTCGCTAGCGACACTGATGGGACCCAGGCACGTCAGCCGCACCCCAACAAGCTGCCCCAGAACCAAGAAGTGCTGCTGCTCAGCTTTGAAAAGTTTAAGAGGG ATGTGTGTGAGTTCCAAATGCAACGACAGGGATCTCCAGACTACACCATCTACCTGTGTTTTGGAGAGAAGTTCCCCGATGGGAGACCCCGTGAGAAGAAGCTGATCACCGTAAAG GTTGTGCCCATAATCTGTCGTTATGTCCATGAGAAGGCTCAGATGGAAGGGgcttcctctctgcagagcGACAACATCAGTCTACAGATCTCCCACAACAGCCTGTACGACCTTATTCACTCCACCTTCGACCCCCCAACTGCCTTCCACTGA
- the LOC118781558 gene encoding achaete-scute homolog 1b-like, whose protein sequence is MESTTITTTQITQGPYSFGIPEGRATITLQSSVQECGISNASNHQSKNKVLKRQRSSSPELLRCKRRLSFNGLGYTIPQQQPVAVARRNERERNRVKQVNMGFQTLRQHVPNGAANKKMSKVETLRSAVEYIRALQQLLDEHDAVSAAFQCGVPSPTISNTYSADPESPHSTYSSDEGGYEHLSSEEQELLDFTTWFDRY, encoded by the coding sequence atggaaagcaCCACCATCACAACAACGCAAATCACTCAAGGTCCATATTCTTTTGGAATTCCAGAGGGCCGTGCCACGATCACCTTGCAATCTTCTGTCCAGGAGTGTGGCATCTCCAACGCTTCCAATCAccagagcaaaaacaaagtGCTGAAAAGACAGCGCTCGAGCTCTCCGGAGCTCCTCAGGTGCAAGAGAAGGCTGAGCTTCAATGGGCTAGGCTACACTATCCCACAACAACAGCCAGTTGCGGTGGCCAGACGCAACGAGCGGGAGAGGAACCGGGTCAAACAGGTCAACATGGGCTTCCAGACGCTGCGCCAGCACGTGCCCAACGGAGCAGCCAACAAGAAGATGAGCAAGGTGGAGACGCTGAGGTCGGCGGTCGAGTACATTCGTGCACTGCAGCAGCTTCTAGACGAGCATGATGCAGTGTCCGCGGCGTTTCAGTGCGGCGTACCATCCCCTACTATCTCCAATACCTACTCCGCGGACCCGGAGTCGCCTCACTCCACCTATTCCTCGGACGAAGGGGGCTACGAGCATCTGAGCTCGGAGGAGCAAGAGCTATTGGATTTTACTACCTGGTTCGACAGATACTGA